The window GGGCCGATTCCCGACATTGCCCAAGAATTTCGCAAGAAGACAAGTTCCCCAAGAGCCACAAAAGAAGGTAGGACACCGTGAACCCGGTAATCAAAAAATTCCAGTTCGGTCAGTCGACCGTTACCCTCGAGACTGGCCGTATCGCCCGTCAGGCCTCCGGCGCAGTATTGGTCACCGTTGACGACGACGTCAGCGTATTGGTGACTGTGGTCGGCGCCAAGCAAGCCGATCCAGGCAAGGGCTTCTTCCCTCTGTCCGTTCACTACCAGGAAAAGACTTACGCTGCCGGTAAGATCCCTGGCGGTTTCTTCAAGCGTGAAGGCCGTCCTTCCGAGAAAGAAACCCTGACTTCCCGACTGATCGACCGTCCGATCCGTCCGCTGTTCCCTGAAGGTTTCATGAACGAAGTGCAGGTTGTCTGCACCGTCGTATCCACCAGCAAGAAGACCGATCCGGACATCGCTGCGATGATCGGTACCTCGGCTGCGCTGGCTATCTCCGGCATTCCTTTCGATGGCCCGATCGGCGCTGCCCGCGTTGCGTTCCACGAAAGCACCGGCTATCTGCTGAACCCGACTTACGAACAACAGAAAGCTTCGAGCCTGGACATGGTCGTTGCCGGTACTTCGGAAGCTGTTCTGATGGTTGAATCGGAAGCCAAAGAGCTGACCGAAGACCAGATGCTGGGCGCGGTACTGTTTGCTCACGACGAGTTCCAGGTGGTGATCAACGCTGTTAAAGAACTGGCCGCTGAAGCTGCCAAGCCGACCTGGACCTGGGCTCCGCAGCCAGAAGCCACCGCTCTGCTGGGCGCCATCCGTGCCGAGTTCGGCGACGCGATCTCCCAGGCTTACACCATCACCATCAAGGCCGACCGTTATGCTCGTCTGGGCGAACTGAAAGACCAGGTGGTTGCCAAGCTGTCCGGTGAAGAAGGCCAGCCTTCCTCCAGCGAAGTCAAAGCAGCTTTCGGCGAAATCGAATATCGCACCGTTCGCGAAAACATCGTTAACGGCAAGCCACGTATCGACGGCCGCGATACCAAGACCGTACGTCCTTTGAACATCGAAGTGGGTGTGCTGCCAAAGACCCACGGTTCGGCGTTGTTCACCCGTGGCGAAACCCAGGCGCTGGTCGTTGCAACACTGGGCACCGCCCGTGATGCACAGCTGCTGGACACCCTGGAAGGCGAGAAAAAAGACCCGTTCATGCTGCACTACAACTTCCCTCCGTTCTCGGTAGGTGAGTGTGGTCGCATGGGTGGCGCTGGTCGTCGCGAAATCGGTCACGGCCGTCTGGCCCGTCGTTCGATTGCAGCCATGCTGCCTGCTGCTGACGTGTTCCCGTACACCATCCGTGTTGTATCGGAAATCACCGAGTCCAACGGTTCGAGCTCCATGGCTTCGGTCTGCGGCGCTTCCCTGGCCCTGATGGACGCCGGCGTTCCGATGAAGGCACCGGTTGCCGGTATCGCCATGGGTCTGGTTAAAGAAGGCGAGAAGTTCGCCGTCCTGACCGACATCCTGGGTGACGAAGACCACCTGGGCGACATGGACTTCAAAGTAGCCGGTACCGCCAAAGGTGTGACCGCGCTGCAGATGGACATCAAGATCAAAGGCATCACCGAAGAAATCATGGAAATCGCTCTGGGCCAAGCCCTGGAAGCGCGCCTGAATATCCTCGGTCAGATGAACCAGATCATTGGCCAGTCGCGTACCGAACTGTCGGAAAACGCTCCGACCATGATCGCGATGAAAATCGACACCGACAAAATCCGTGACGTCATCGGTAAAGGCGGCGCGACCATTCGTGCGATCTGTGAAGAGACCAAGGCTTCGATCGACATCGAAGACGACGGCTCGATCAAGATCTTCGGCGAAACCAAGGAAGCGGCTGAAGCAGCACGTCAGCGCGTTCTGGGCATCACCGCAGAAGCTGAAATCGGCAAGATCTACGTCGGCAAGGTTGAGCGCATCGTCGACTTCGGCGCATTCGTCAACATCCTGCCAGGCAAGGACGGTCTGGTTCACATCTCGATGCTGAGCGATGCTCGCGTTGAGAAAGTGACCGACATACTGAAAGAAGGCCAGGAAGTGGAAGTTCTGGTACTGGACGTGGACAACCGCGGCCGTATCAAGCTGTCCATCAAAGACGTAGCAGCGGCCAAGGCTTCGGGCGTTTAATCACCCCAGCCTGACCGTTTCGACGTTATAAAAAATGCCCCGCAGTGAAAACTGCGGGGCATTTTTTTATCTGCCATTAACCGAAACGGACTTGCGGTTGCGACTCGTGAAAGCTGTGCTAGGTTTAGCTCACCGCCCGTGTAGCTCAGTTGGTAGAGCAGCGCACTCGTAACGCGAAGGTCGCAGGTTCGATTCCTGTCTCGGGCAAAAATTATCTGTTACTTCACCTTTCTGCTTAAGTCTTCCACGGTGCGTTTGAGCTGATCCAGTTGATTGTCCTGATCGCTGACTTCCCGCTTAAGGCTGGACAGGTCGCTGGAGCTCGAGCTGGAGTTCGAACCGGCGCTGCGCTTGAGGTCTTCCACTTGGCTGGCAAGCCGTTTCAGGTCGTTTTCCTGTTCGTTGACAGTGCGCTTGAGGTCGTTCACTTCGCTGGAGCTGGAGCTTGAACTGGAGTTCGAACCGCTGCTGCGTTTCAGTTCGTCCATCTGACTGGCGAGCTTCTTCAGTCCGCTTTCCTGTTCACTTACCGTACGCTTGAGATCGCTCACTTCGCTGGAGCTAGAACTCGAGCTGGAACTCGAGCTGCTGCTGCGCTTGAGATCGTCCATCTGGCTGGCGAGTTTTTTCAGTCCGTTGTCCTGTTCGCTGACCGTGCGCTTGAGATCGCTGACTTCGCTGGAACTGGAGCTGGAATTCGAGGTGCTATTGCGTTTGAGTTCGTCCACGGCCTTGGCGAGGTTTACCAAACCGGTGTTCTGATCACTGACCGTGCGTTTGAGGTCATTAACTTCGCCGGCGCTGGCGCTGGAACTCGAGCCGCTGCTGCGTTTGAGTTCGTCCATGGCCTTGGCGAGGTTTTTCAGCGCCGTTTCCTGGTCCCTGACGGTGCGCTTGAGTTTGTCCACTTCGCTGGCAGTCGAGCTCGAACCGGACACCGTGTTCTTTTTCAACTCTTCGATGAGCCGCGCCTGTGCAGTGACGGTTTTCTTCAGCTCTTCCAGATCAGCCGTACTGGTTTTTACAACTCTTTGTAATGTTTCCACCTCCTCGATACTGACGTCGGATCTGACCATCACGTTTGTGCCGTAATAGTTGTGGAAAACGAGGAATTTATCGGAAGAATTAGCGCTGTCGGGTTTGTATTCCAGACTGGCTTGAGCGGTGCTGGGCAGTGCCAGGCTGCCGAGAAGAAGGGCAGCCATGCCGGTTGCAGACAGGATGGACGAAAGCTTGGAAAAATTGCGCATCACGGGTTCCTTGTGACGTGCCTAGATGGCACATCGCTATGACTTTACCTTTTGAACGTTGTTCCCGGGTAGCGACTGGAAATTTTCAGAAAGTCCGATCAAAGGTTTTTTTGTAGATTTGATGTAAAAGTCCATATAAATCGTCGACCAAACGTCCTATATTCGAACGTTGCACACGTACCACTTTGCAGTTTTCAGATGATCCCCGAATGGTTCTGAAGGCCAGACAAACCGGGCTTCAAACGGTTTTTTGCGTCAGAGAGATCCTTGATGATCCAGATCCATCTTCCATTCCCCAGATCAGCGAGAACGCCATGACCGTTAAAGAATTGACTCAAGAAGCCAGACACGAAGAAGCGCTGAAAAAGTACCTGCTGGATTCGCCCCAGCTAGCCGAAGAGATCAAGGACCTGCCAGCCGACGATCAGAAAGACCAGATCCAGTGGGCATTCGAGGATGAGGCGGAATCCCAGGGCTTGCAGCCGTGGGAGTTGACGCTCAAGTACACCTCGACCCCTGAAGAGTTCGAGGCTGCGCGCCTGGTGCTGCACAAGGAGGCGGCCGAGGTATTGGGCGTCGAGTGGGAAGAGTACTGCGAGATGAACAATCTGGTGGTGTGACAAAAACGCCAGCCTCAATGAGGCTGGCGTTTTTTCATTCTCAGAGGCTCAGAGGCTCAGACGCATCGACAGGTCGACAGCCTTCACATCCTTGGTCATTGCACCAATCGAAATGTAATCCACCCCGGTTTCGGCGATCGGCAGCAGCGTGCTTTCGTTGATACCGCCGCTGGCTTCCAGTTTTGCCTTGCCGCCGTTGAGGCGCACCGCTTCACGCATGTCCTCCAGGCTCAGCTCATCGAGCATGATGATGTCTGCACCCGCCGCCAGGGCTTCCTTGAGCTCATCCAGGCTTTCCACTTCAATCTCCACCGGCTTGCCCGGGGCGATCTTGTGCGCAGCGTTAATGGCTTCAGGAATGCCACCGCAGGCGGCGATGTGGTTTTCCTTGATCAGGAAGGCGTCGTACAGGCCGATGCGGTGGTTGTGGCAACCGCCGCAGGTCACGGCGTACTTCTGCGCCAGACGCAGCCCTGGCAGGGTTTTACGGGTATCGAGCAGCTTCACCTGAGTCTCGGCGACAAAGTCCGCCAGGTATTGCGCGCGAGTGGCCACGCCCGAGAGCAATTGCAGGAAATTCAGTGCGCAGCGTTCACCGGTCAGCAGTGACCGTGCCGGGCCTTCGAGGTGGAACAGCGCCTGATTGGGATTCACTCGTTCGCCATCGCGCACCTGCCAGTGCACCGCGACCCGTGGATCAAGCTGCCGGAAAACGGCATCGACCCATGCGGTGCCGGCAATGACCGCGGCATCGCGGGTGATGATGGTGGCTTTGGCCAGGCGTTCGGCGGGGATGAGCTGCGCGGTGATGTCGCCGCTGCCGATGTCTTCGAGCAACGCACGGCGCACGTTGGCTTCGATTTCGGCGGTCAAATCGGCGAGACGTAGATTCGGCATAACGGGCTCCACAAACAAAGTGGCCCGATTATAGGGCCATGGCGTGAGGCAACCCAAGGCATCAAAGGCGTTCCCGTGGCCTGCACACCTGCATTTGGTCGATTCCCTTGAATCATCGGCCCTGAGTCGGCGTCTTCCCTACGCGTCTATTTCAATGTGGAGCACAGAGTCTGCTGGCACATCGAGGCTCTTTTACCAGATAATCCGCCTTGCTTTTGACGTCATGGCTTTGACGTGCTCTTGGGTTAACGACTATTCGCAGAATCACCGTTTCAGGAGGCTTGGATGCACAATGACGGGAATGTAGTGCCTTTGCACAAGGCGACTACCGAACAGGC is drawn from Pseudomonas sp. 31-12 and contains these coding sequences:
- the pnp gene encoding polyribonucleotide nucleotidyltransferase; translated protein: MNPVIKKFQFGQSTVTLETGRIARQASGAVLVTVDDDVSVLVTVVGAKQADPGKGFFPLSVHYQEKTYAAGKIPGGFFKREGRPSEKETLTSRLIDRPIRPLFPEGFMNEVQVVCTVVSTSKKTDPDIAAMIGTSAALAISGIPFDGPIGAARVAFHESTGYLLNPTYEQQKASSLDMVVAGTSEAVLMVESEAKELTEDQMLGAVLFAHDEFQVVINAVKELAAEAAKPTWTWAPQPEATALLGAIRAEFGDAISQAYTITIKADRYARLGELKDQVVAKLSGEEGQPSSSEVKAAFGEIEYRTVRENIVNGKPRIDGRDTKTVRPLNIEVGVLPKTHGSALFTRGETQALVVATLGTARDAQLLDTLEGEKKDPFMLHYNFPPFSVGECGRMGGAGRREIGHGRLARRSIAAMLPAADVFPYTIRVVSEITESNGSSSMASVCGASLALMDAGVPMKAPVAGIAMGLVKEGEKFAVLTDILGDEDHLGDMDFKVAGTAKGVTALQMDIKIKGITEEIMEIALGQALEARLNILGQMNQIIGQSRTELSENAPTMIAMKIDTDKIRDVIGKGGATIRAICEETKASIDIEDDGSIKIFGETKEAAEAARQRVLGITAEAEIGKIYVGKVERIVDFGAFVNILPGKDGLVHISMLSDARVEKVTDILKEGQEVEVLVLDVDNRGRIKLSIKDVAAAKASGV
- the nadC gene encoding carboxylating nicotinate-nucleotide diphosphorylase yields the protein MPNLRLADLTAEIEANVRRALLEDIGSGDITAQLIPAERLAKATIITRDAAVIAGTAWVDAVFRQLDPRVAVHWQVRDGERVNPNQALFHLEGPARSLLTGERCALNFLQLLSGVATRAQYLADFVAETQVKLLDTRKTLPGLRLAQKYAVTCGGCHNHRIGLYDAFLIKENHIAACGGIPEAINAAHKIAPGKPVEIEVESLDELKEALAAGADIIMLDELSLEDMREAVRLNGGKAKLEASGGINESTLLPIAETGVDYISIGAMTKDVKAVDLSMRLSL
- a CDS encoding DUF6388 family protein, encoding MTVKELTQEARHEEALKKYLLDSPQLAEEIKDLPADDQKDQIQWAFEDEAESQGLQPWELTLKYTSTPEEFEAARLVLHKEAAEVLGVEWEEYCEMNNLVV